A genomic window from Terriglobia bacterium includes:
- a CDS encoding MBL fold metallo-hydrolase — translation MAAITLLDLNWTGRPRSIAACLLESDGHSALVDPGPAATLETLRAQLRSRGLAVADLNAVLLTHIHLDHAAATGALLRENPRLAVYVHKLGAPHLADPAKLMASAKRLYGENIQRLFGEFLPVPQENLRILEGGETLAFGARKLDVVYTPGHASHHVSYFDSLEGVAFIGDTGGIRIQGQALILPATPPPDINMELWYASLNAIAARRPARLLLTHFGFVRDAADHLSRYRERLREWTALAGELLRTHADEAAAARAFVEQMEGEILRALPAAEAAHYIFNGGLDLSWMGLARYWRKRADAAQPPHSR, via the coding sequence CGCCCGCGTTCCATCGCGGCCTGCCTGCTCGAATCCGACGGGCATAGCGCGCTCGTCGATCCCGGCCCCGCTGCCACGCTGGAAACGCTGCGCGCGCAACTGCGTTCCCGCGGCCTGGCCGTGGCCGATCTCAACGCCGTGTTGCTCACGCACATCCACCTGGACCATGCGGCGGCCACCGGCGCGCTCCTCCGCGAGAACCCCCGGCTGGCGGTCTACGTGCACAAGCTCGGCGCGCCGCACCTGGCCGACCCTGCGAAGCTCATGGCCAGCGCCAAGCGCCTCTACGGCGAAAATATCCAGCGCCTGTTCGGCGAGTTTCTGCCCGTGCCGCAGGAAAATCTGCGCATCCTCGAAGGCGGCGAGACGCTGGCCTTCGGCGCGCGCAAACTGGACGTTGTCTACACTCCCGGTCATGCCTCGCACCACGTCAGCTATTTCGACTCCCTGGAAGGAGTCGCGTTCATCGGCGACACCGGGGGCATCCGCATTCAGGGCCAGGCGCTGATCCTCCCCGCCACTCCCCCGCCGGATATCAACATGGAACTGTGGTACGCCTCGCTCAACGCCATCGCCGCGCGCCGCCCCGCACGCCTATTGCTCACGCACTTCGGCTTCGTGCGCGATGCCGCGGACCACCTCTCCCGCTATCGCGAGCGCCTGCGCGAGTGGACCGCACTCGCGGGCGAGTTGCTGCGCACGCACGCCGACGAAGCTGCCGCGGCGCGGGCCTTTGTCGAGCAGATGGAAGGCGAAATCCTGCGCGCACTGCCTGCGGCCGAAGCGGCGCACTACATTTTCAACGGCGGACTCGATCTCTCCTGGATGGGCCTGGCCCGCTACTGGCGCAAGCGCGCCGATGCCGCGCAGCCCCCGCATAGCCGTTAA